AAAGATGATACCAATAATACAAACTACAACCACAGTAAAAAGCTCTTTTCTATTACTCATCTTTAACCCCTTCCTTTATTCCTGTTCATAAAGTGTTTCTTAAATTATTATTAAACCTATAGAGGTGACCAGTTAATATCATATCAAGTCAGCAATGTAGATTTTCTCCTTACTGACCATTCTGGTGATCAAATTATGGAAGATCGTCTCCTTGTTCTGTGAGCGGTTGATTCTGTAGGAAAACTCACATAGGTAGCGGTCAATGTGCCTTTTGCTTACCCAGGAAAACGTTGTCCTTAACCACGATTTCAGCTGATGGATCATGGTATGAATAGTTTTAAAATTTAACCCCAATTCACTGGGGACTTGTTTGATGGCAAAGTCCTTTTTGATAGTACGATATCCTTTCCACTCGTCTGTCTGAACTTGGGCATTTCTGTCGATGTGGCTCTCAAAGATGGGACGCAGCGATTTGGCCGAAAAATCCTTGATCTGTAATGCATAAAACCGTTTGACTTTTCCATCCCCAGTAAGTTCTACCGCGCATACCACCTTCTTTTTCTTGCCCCCATAGCTTCTACCTGTATGTCCAGCCTCCTGGCCCCCTACGACGAATTCATCCACATGAACTTCTCCCTTCATGGGATGATTTCCGCTCGATTTCATGGCCTCACGCACCTTGTGCATGAAACTCATGGCTGTTTTACGATTAATCTCATACCGCTTGGCCATATACATCGCAGAGAGACTTTTGGTACTTGTGCTCATCTCAAAGCAGATATAAAAGGCCTTTACAAGACCAAATTTGACTTTATGGAAAAGGGTGCCTGCGCCAGCACTTTCTGTATCGCTACATTTATTGCAGGTACGAGCGTAATCTTTCCGGGTTTGACTGCCAAGGTGGCCACACTTCCGGCACGTAAACCCGTCTTTCCACTTGAGTTCCGCCAAATACTTTTTACAGTCTAGTTCGCTTTGGAACCTTTTACTAAACTCTATAAGTCCTTGCCCTTTAAAAATATCCATTATCTGCTTGTTTGAAAGCATAAATATATGAAATTAAACGGTCACCTCTATAAACCTATTATAAAAATTTAGCTGGTACAAAATCTACATGAATTGTAGTGTCTTGATCTAATTTGATTTCCAGAGGGTAGTCGATTGAGGAAAGATTCTTGAGTGTCTGAGGAAAATAGCCTAGCTTAGCGATGTATAAAGCATAGTCATTTATATCTCCCTTATAATTAATAGAAAATTTTCCTTTAGCATCAGATATTTTTCCTGATACATAATGATCTTTATAAAGTAGAGAATCTTTATGCTTTAATAATAACGTTACCTGATCAATTGAGTTATTATTCTTTGCATCAACAATACTCCCTGATAAAGTACCATTATAATATTTAGAACTACAGGAAAGTATATTTGTGATTAATATGAAAATAATAATTGTTTTAACAGCCTGCATCATCCCCTTTTTTATTTGATCCGCCAATTTGTTCAACATTAATAACGTTTAATATTCTA
This genomic window from Algoriphagus sp. TR-M9 contains:
- a CDS encoding IS1595 family transposase, with the protein product MDIFKGQGLIEFSKRFQSELDCKKYLAELKWKDGFTCRKCGHLGSQTRKDYARTCNKCSDTESAGAGTLFHKVKFGLVKAFYICFEMSTSTKSLSAMYMAKRYEINRKTAMSFMHKVREAMKSSGNHPMKGEVHVDEFVVGGQEAGHTGRSYGGKKKKVVCAVELTGDGKVKRFYALQIKDFSAKSLRPIFESHIDRNAQVQTDEWKGYRTIKKDFAIKQVPSELGLNFKTIHTMIHQLKSWLRTTFSWVSKRHIDRYLCEFSYRINRSQNKETIFHNLITRMVSKEKIYIADLI
- a CDS encoding carboxypeptidase-like regulatory domain-containing protein — translated: MLNKLADQIKKGMMQAVKTIIIFILITNILSCSSKYYNGTLSGSIVDAKNNNSIDQVTLLLKHKDSLLYKDHYVSGKISDAKGKFSINYKGDINDYALYIAKLGYFPQTLKNLSSIDYPLEIKLDQDTTIHVDFVPAKFL